The following is a genomic window from Halobacterium sp. R2-5.
GCGGACGGCACCGAGACGGTCTCCGTGGACGACCTCGACGCCGGCGACGAGGTCGTCGTCGCGTCCGGGGACCGCGTGCCCGTCGACGGCGTCGTCGCCGAGGGGACGGCGGTCGTCGACGAGTCCCTCGTCACGGGCGAGTCCCGGCCGGTGCGGCGCTCGGCGGGCGACGACGCGGTCGGCGGTTCCGTGCTCCGAGAGGGGCGGCTGGTCGTGCGCGTCGGCGAGGACGCCGCGAGCACGCTCGACCGCGTCGTGCGAGCGCTCTGGGACGTGCAGAGCACGCGCCCGGGCGCCCAGCGGCTGGCCGACCGGGTCGCCGCGGTGTTCGTCCCGCTCGTGGTCGTGCTCGCGTCCGCCGCGACGGCCTGGCACCTGTTCGCGGGCGCGGCCCCGGACGCCGCGCTGCTGGTCGGGCTGTCCGTGCTGGTGGTGTCGTGTCCGTGCGCGCTCGGGCTCGCGACCCCGCTCGCGGTCGCCCGCGGCGTCCGAGAGGCCCTCGACGACGGCGTGGTCGTGACCGACGCGTCGGCGTTCGAAGCCGCGCCGGACGCCGACGTCGTCGCGTTCGACAAGACCGGGACGCTCACCACCGGCGAGATGCGCGTCCGCGACTGGCGCGGCGACGACCGCGTCCCGCCGCTGGCGGCGGCCGTCGAGCAGTACGCCGACCACCCCGTCGCCGCCGCGATCGCCGACGACGCGGACGCGGCCGACGTCGACGTCGTCGAGTTCGAGCGCGTCCCCGGGGACGGCGTGACCGCGCGCGTCGCCGACGGCGACCGCGAGCGGACAGTCCTCGCGGGCCGCGCGGCGCTGTTCGACGCGCGCGACTGGACGGTCCCCGAAGAGTTCGCGGCGCGCGCCGAAGCCGCCCGGGAAGCCGGCGACGTGCCCGTTCTCGTCGGCTGGGACGGCCGCGCGGAGGGCGTCGTCGTCGCGGGCGACGAACCCAGGGCGGAGTGGCGCGACGTCGTGACCGCGCTGTCGGAAGACCGGCGCGTCGTCGTCCTCACGGGCGACGACCGCGCCGCGGCCGCGACGTTCCGCGACCATCCCGGCGTCGACGAGGTGTTCGCGGGCGTCCCGCCGGAGGGGAAGACGGAGGTGGTGCGCCGGCTCGCGCGCGACGAGACGGTGGCGATGGTCGGCGACGGCGTCAACGACGCGCCCGCGCTCGCCGCCGCCGACCTCGGCGTCGCGCTCGACCACACCGCGCTCGCCGCCGACGCCGCCGACGCCGTCGTGACGACCGACGACCTCGGCGCGGTGCCGCGCGCGTTCGACCTCCTGCGGGCGACAAACGGCCGCATCACGCAGAACCTCGGGTGGGCGTTCCTCTACAACGCGGTCGCCGTCCCGCTGGCGGTCGCGGGCGTGCTCAACCCCCTGTTCGCGGCGGCCGCGATGGCGACCAGCAGCCTGCTCGTCGTCGGGAACTCCACTCGCTCGCTGCTCGGCGACGACCGCGACGGGGACGCGGACGCACGCGACGCCGGGCGCGTCGAGGTCCACTCCGGGGAGGTGGTCGACGCGTGACCGCGTCCACCGCACTCGCCGGCGCGTGGCGGCGCGTCCGGCCGCGTCCGGAGACGGCGGCCGTCTTCGTCGGCCTCTGCGTCCTGGAGGGCGCCGCGCTGGCCGCGTACCTCGCGACGACGCCCGTCGGCGTGACCGCGCCGCGGTACCTCCTCTACCCGTTCGCGTGGGTGAACGTCGCGGTGCTGGCGGTCTGGCGGACCGAGCTCGCACCGGGTGAGCGGCGTCGGCGCCTGCTCGCGGCGGCCGCGGGCGTCGCGTACTTCCTCGTACTCGCGTGGGTCGGCGGCGTCGTCGCGCCGTCCCACTCCGCCGGCGGCGTCACCGTCTACTGGCAGCTGCCGCCGGGGTGGGGACCGCTGGTCGTCGCCGACCTCGGTCCGCTGCGGGTCGCGCCGACGCCGTACCTAGTCGGTGGGTACGTCGCGCTCGCGTACCTCGTCGCCGCCACGGTCGTGGACGCCACCGCGAGCCCGGCGGGCGCGCTCGCCGGCGCGCTCTCCTGCGTGAGCTGTGCGCTCCCCGTCGTCGCCGCGGTCGCCTCCAGCGTCACCGGCGGCGCCGTCGCAGTGGGCGGGGCGTCGGCGTGGTCGTACGACCTCTCGACGGCCGCGTTCCTGCTCGCCGTCGGGCTGCTCGTCTGGCGGCCGGACGCCGCGGCGCTCGCGCGGCTGCGGTGAGGAACTCTCAGTCCAGCGCGTCCGCGATCGCGGGCGCGGCGCTCACCGTCGAGACCGCTCGCTCGATGGTGTCGGTGCCGTAGACCGCTTCGACGCCGGCGTTCGCGAGCTTGAGGCGGGCGTTCCCGGCGAGCAGCGGGTGGACGCACGCGACGTAGACGCGGGCGGGGTCGTCGAGCTCGCCGACCGCCTGGCTCATCGTTGAGCCGGTGGCGATGATGTCGTCGACGACGACGACGTCGCGGCCGGCGACGTCGACGTCGCTGGGCGTGACGGTGACCTCGCTGCCGGAGTGGCGGTATTTCTCGAAGTGGTCGGTCTCGCCGGCGCCGTAGCCGTCGCGGACGGACTCTGCGAGTGCGGTGGCGCCGGCGTCGGGCGCGAGGAAGACCGGGTCGGTGAGGTCCGCGGGCAGCGGGTCAGCGAGCCGCGGCGCGGCGTCGACGCCGACGGCGGGCACGTCGAAGAAGTCGAGAACCTTCTGCTCGTGCGGGCAGACCGTGACGACGCGGTCGGCGCCCGTGGAGACGGCGCGGGCGACGGCGCGCGCGGAGACGGGTTCGCCGGGCTCGAACGCCTCGTCCTGCCGGGCGTACCCCATGTAGGGAATCACGGTGACGACCTCACTGGCGCCGGCCTCGCGGGCGGCGTCCTGTAGCTGCAGGAGCTCCACGTGGGCGTCGCTGGAGACGGTGGAGGCGACGACGATTGCGCGGCCGTCGACCGGCGGCACGCGCGCGAGCTGCTCGCCGTCGGGGAACGACTCGTACTCGACGCGACCGAGGTCGTCGCCGAGCGCCGCCGCGAGCTCGGCGGCGAGCTGCTGGGTCGCGGACCCGCTCAGTATCATACCAGACGCGTGGTCAGCCGGCGGCTTACGCGTTTCCTTCGGCGACGACGGCGAGCGCGGCGGCGTCCCGCAGCCCGAGGCTGCGGTGTCGGAACCCGTCGCCGACGTCGGCGGCGAGCGCGCCGCCCGCGGTGAGCACGACGACGCCGTCCGTGGTGTACGCGACGTCCGTGACCGAGTCGTCGACCGGGAGGTCGCGGGGCCGCCACGCGTCGGCGTCCTCGCGCGCCGCGTGCTCGAAGAGGTCGTCCGCGGTCGCGGCGTGCGCACGCCCGAGGCCGTCCGCGCTCGCCGTCACGGGGTCGCTGACGGCCACCTCGAAGGCGCCGTCCGCGGTGTGCATCCAGCCCGCGCCGAGCTGGTAGAGGCCGTCGGGCGTTGCGGCGAGCGGGACGCCGGCGGCTGCGACGTCCCGGGCGTCGTCCAATCCGACTGCGGAGAGGTCGTCGTCGGTGACGCGGTGGACGCCGTCGTCGGCGGCGACGAGGTCCGCGTCGAGCGCGCGCACCTCGCCGTCGAGACTACCGATGTCCGCCCACTCCCCGTTGTAGCGCGCGAGGTGGCCGTCCTCGCTCGCCGCGAGCACGTCGCCCGCGTAGTCCGTGACCGCGACCGCCGGCCCGAACCCGGTCTCCTCGAAGCCGTCGCCGCTCTCGACGAGCACGTCCTCGGTGGTCGCGGCCGCGACGCCGCGCTCGGTCGCGGCGACGTCCCGCGCGGTGCAGCGCTCGACGAGACTGAACTCGCCGATCTTGTCCTGCGAGACGCGGGCGACCGCGACGCCGAGGTCGGCGGCGACGTACGCGTCGACGGTCTCGGACTGGTCGGTGTAGACGCGCTTCTCGCGGATGGTCGGCATACCTGAACGCGTCTCGCGGGGCAGCGTTAGCGTTGCGGTTGCGCCGCACACTGCTCGCCCGGTTCGGAAGCGATTAGGCGCGCGCGTCCCGAGGAACGCGCATGAAAGTGTTCGGGTCGAGCGGCACCCGGGGCGTGGCGAACGAGGAGCTCACCCCGGAGTTCGTGCAGGGCGTCGCGAAGGCCGCGGGGTCGGTGTGGCGGGCCGACCGTGTGGCCGTCGCTCGCGACACGCGGACGACCGGACGGATGCTCGTGAACGCCGCCACTAGTGGCCTCCAGAGCGTCGGCACGGACGTCGACCGGCTCGGCGTGGTGCCGACACCGGGGGTGCAGGCGTACGCCGAGCGCGAGGGCGTGCCCGCCGTGATGATCACGGCGAGCCACAACCCCGCGGAGTACAACGGCGTGAAGCTCGTCGGTCCGGACGGCGTCGAACTCCCGGTCGACGAACTGGAGCACGTCGAGCGGAAGTTCCTCACCGAGCAGTACGAGGCCGTCGACTGGGGCGCGGTCGGCGCGGACGTCGACGTCGAGCGCGCGCGCCGCGAGTACGTCGAAGAGCTCCTCGACGCGGTCGACCGCGACGCCATCGCGGACGCGGACCTCACGGTCGCGCTCGACCCCGGCCACGGCGCGGGCGCGCTCACCAGCCCCGAGTTCTACCGCCGGCTCGGCTGCGAGGTCGTCACCGTGAACAGCCAGCCCGACGGCTCGTTCCCCGGCCGCGACCCCGAGCCCGTCGAGGAGAACCTCGCCGACCTCGGGCGGCTCGTGCGCGCCGCGGACGCGGACGTCGGCATCGCCCACGACGGCGACGCCGACCGCGCCATCTTCTTCGACGAACGCGGCGAGTACGTCGAAGGCGACGCCACGCTCGCGGCGCTCGCGGAGGCCGAACTCGACGAGGACGACACCACGGTCTCCGCGGTGAACGTCAGCCAGCGCCTCGTGGACGTCTGCGAGCGCACGGGCGCGACGCTCGAACTGACGCCCATCGGGAGCACGCACATCATGACCCGCATCCGCCAGCTCGAATCCGAGGGCGAGACGGTCCCGGTCGCCGGCGAGGGCAACGGCGGCGTCATCTTCCCGGGCTACCGGACGACCCGCGACGGCGCGTACACTGGCGCGCGCTTCCTCGAACTCGCCGCCGAGCAGCCCGTCAGCGAGGTCGTCGAGCCGTACGGCGACTACCACAACGTCCGCGTGAACGTCCGCTACGAGAACGACGCCGAGCGCGAGGCGCTGCTCGGCGCTGCCGAGGAGCGCGCGCTCGACGCGGACGCCAACCGCACCACCATCGACGGCTATCGCCTGGACTTCGGCGACGCGTGGGTGCTCGCGCGGCCCTCCGGCACGGAGCCGGTCGTCCGCATCTACGCCGAGTCCACCGACGCCGAGCGCGCGGAGTCCCTCGCCGACGAGTTCGCCGCCGCGCTCCGCGCCGCCAAGGCCGGCGTCTAGAGGTCCCGGAGCGCGTCTCTGAGCTCCCGTTCTGCGTCCCGCGCGGCTGCGAGGTCTTCCTCGACGCCGGACTCGATTCGCTCGCGCTCCTCGTCCGTGAGCTCGTGCTCGGCGACGCCGGCGGTCCGCAGCCGCTCGTAGTCGTCGTCCCGCACGCGCCCCCGGACGGTGTGCAGCGCCGCGAGCACGTCCTCGTCCGCGAATCTGTCGACTACGGAGACGAGTTCGTCAAGCCGGTAGCGGAGTTCCTCGGCGGGCGCGGGCGGCCACCCGACCGT
Proteins encoded in this region:
- a CDS encoding ribose-phosphate diphosphokinase is translated as MILSGSATQQLAAELAAALGDDLGRVEYESFPDGEQLARVPPVDGRAIVVASTVSSDAHVELLQLQDAAREAGASEVVTVIPYMGYARQDEAFEPGEPVSARAVARAVSTGADRVVTVCPHEQKVLDFFDVPAVGVDAAPRLADPLPADLTDPVFLAPDAGATALAESVRDGYGAGETDHFEKYRHSGSEVTVTPSDVDVAGRDVVVVDDIIATGSTMSQAVGELDDPARVYVACVHPLLAGNARLKLANAGVEAVYGTDTIERAVSTVSAAPAIADALD
- a CDS encoding cation-translocating P-type ATPase produces the protein MSCTLCGLPTPDRPVTAADVDGEYCCRGCLEVARSTDAPADADAEAAADALDRGADPDDADGETAFLSVSGMHCATCEAFVESRATSHDGVLAASASYPTESVKLTYDPSVVDRDGLTDTVDGLGYSAGEREVGERDDDVAVGRLLVGGFFGMMTMLWYVLFLYPVYLGVSPENLLVDLSGSAGAYLFGNVWLMATVVLGYTGYPLFRGAFVSVRAGRPNMDLLVGVAAAAAYAYSTVVVLGGGTDVYYDVAVVIVLAVTVGDYYEDRVKRGATTRLADLTADRVDDAVRRTADGTETVSVDDLDAGDEVVVASGDRVPVDGVVAEGTAVVDESLVTGESRPVRRSAGDDAVGGSVLREGRLVVRVGEDAASTLDRVVRALWDVQSTRPGAQRLADRVAAVFVPLVVVLASAATAWHLFAGAAPDAALLVGLSVLVVSCPCALGLATPLAVARGVREALDDGVVVTDASAFEAAPDADVVAFDKTGTLTTGEMRVRDWRGDDRVPPLAAAVEQYADHPVAAAIADDADAADVDVVEFERVPGDGVTARVADGDRERTVLAGRAALFDARDWTVPEEFAARAEAAREAGDVPVLVGWDGRAEGVVVAGDEPRAEWRDVVTALSEDRRVVVLTGDDRAAAATFRDHPGVDEVFAGVPPEGKTEVVRRLARDETVAMVGDGVNDAPALAAADLGVALDHTALAADAADAVVTTDDLGAVPRAFDLLRATNGRITQNLGWAFLYNAVAVPLAVAGVLNPLFAAAAMATSSLLVVGNSTRSLLGDDRDGDADARDAGRVEVHSGEVVDA
- the glmM gene encoding phosphoglucosamine mutase, which gives rise to MKVFGSSGTRGVANEELTPEFVQGVAKAAGSVWRADRVAVARDTRTTGRMLVNAATSGLQSVGTDVDRLGVVPTPGVQAYAEREGVPAVMITASHNPAEYNGVKLVGPDGVELPVDELEHVERKFLTEQYEAVDWGAVGADVDVERARREYVEELLDAVDRDAIADADLTVALDPGHGAGALTSPEFYRRLGCEVVTVNSQPDGSFPGRDPEPVEENLADLGRLVRAADADVGIAHDGDADRAIFFDERGEYVEGDATLAALAEAELDEDDTTVSAVNVSQRLVDVCERTGATLELTPIGSTHIMTRIRQLESEGETVPVAGEGNGGVIFPGYRTTRDGAYTGARFLELAAEQPVSEVVEPYGDYHNVRVNVRYENDAEREALLGAAEERALDADANRTTIDGYRLDFGDAWVLARPSGTEPVVRIYAESTDAERAESLADEFAAALRAAKAGV